A single Fodinibius saliphilus DNA region contains:
- a CDS encoding alkene reductase yields MSDQKLFTPVTVGNNTLTNRLAMAPMTRNRAHNEANAPTDLHAEYYSQRASAGLILSEGSQVSQQGMGYIDTAGIHSKEQVKGWKTVLDRVHEKGGVMYCQLWHVGRVSHAYFQDGDAPVSSSAKNAGGKSFTPNGFEPTATPRALSTDEVVEVVEEFRRGARNAIDAGFDGVQIHGANGYLVEQFLHDSINDRTDRYGGSIENRARFLFEVLNAVIEEVGAERTSLRLSPSNLMNTDNDSQSKALYEYVIRRLDEEYELAFLELVEPLADLSNHEHLAKNVLDTYGPLYNGVLMTNGDYSREEAIAIVEEGKADMVSFAKLFLANPDLPKRFAINAELNEPDTATFYGGGEEGYTDYPFLDEVKVNTE; encoded by the coding sequence ATGTCTGATCAGAAATTATTTACCCCTGTTACCGTAGGAAACAACACCTTAACAAACCGGCTGGCCATGGCGCCGATGACGCGCAACCGGGCCCATAACGAGGCCAATGCGCCCACCGACCTCCACGCCGAGTACTACAGCCAGCGGGCCTCGGCCGGGCTTATCCTCTCCGAAGGGTCCCAGGTATCGCAACAAGGCATGGGCTATATCGACACGGCCGGCATCCACAGCAAGGAACAAGTGAAGGGCTGGAAGACCGTCCTCGACCGGGTGCACGAGAAGGGTGGGGTGATGTACTGCCAGCTCTGGCATGTGGGCCGCGTATCGCACGCCTATTTCCAGGACGGCGACGCCCCTGTTTCATCATCTGCCAAAAATGCCGGGGGAAAATCCTTTACCCCCAACGGCTTTGAGCCTACCGCTACCCCGCGCGCCCTCTCCACGGATGAGGTTGTGGAGGTGGTGGAAGAGTTTCGCCGGGGCGCCCGCAATGCCATCGACGCGGGCTTTGACGGGGTGCAGATCCACGGGGCCAACGGCTACCTGGTGGAGCAGTTCCTGCATGACTCCATTAATGATCGCACCGACCGATACGGAGGATCCATCGAAAACCGCGCCCGCTTTCTTTTTGAGGTGCTGAATGCGGTCATTGAGGAAGTTGGAGCGGAACGCACATCGCTGCGCCTGTCGCCCAGCAACCTGATGAACACCGACAACGATTCGCAGTCGAAGGCGCTGTATGAGTATGTCATTCGTCGCCTCGACGAGGAGTATGAGCTGGCCTTCCTGGAGCTGGTGGAGCCGCTGGCGGACTTGAGTAATCATGAGCACCTGGCGAAGAATGTGCTGGATACCTACGGGCCGCTCTACAACGGCGTGTTAATGACCAACGGCGATTACAGCCGCGAGGAGGCGATCGCCATCGTTGAAGAAGGCAAGGCCGATATGGTCTCCTTTGCCAAGCTCTTTCTGGCCAATCCCGACTTGCCTAAGCGCTTTGCAATTAATGCGGAGCTGAATGAACCGGATACGGCTACCTTCTATGGCGGCGGTGAAGAGGGCTATACCGATTATCCCTTCCTGGATGAGGTAAAGGTGAACACTGAATAA